Proteins from one Polynucleobacter wuianus genomic window:
- a CDS encoding SirB1 family protein codes for MPTQQLDYFTSLVTEDDHFPLTEAAIAVAQHAYPDLNVQGVLDHLDELGNKLKARITPDTSPIQRLQILKHFFYTELGFGPNPNDFYAPENSYLHYVLENRRGIPISLAILMMELGQQIGLKIRGVSFPNHFMMRISLQQGEVIMDPLTGDSLSKNQLQEMLDPYLDAKGYRGELSLPLNVFLRASSPREILSRFLRNLKMIYSEHERWERLLGIQERLVILLPDSIEEIRDRGLIFAQLEYLRPALADMHRYLSESPEAEDAGDIREHIATLESQTKLH; via the coding sequence ATGCCAACACAACAACTCGACTATTTCACTTCATTAGTTACTGAAGACGATCACTTCCCATTAACGGAAGCAGCAATCGCTGTAGCACAACATGCGTATCCGGATTTGAATGTACAAGGCGTTCTCGATCATCTTGATGAGTTAGGCAATAAATTAAAGGCGCGCATTACACCAGACACTTCCCCGATTCAGCGCTTACAAATTCTGAAGCACTTCTTTTATACCGAGCTTGGCTTTGGTCCAAACCCGAATGATTTCTATGCTCCAGAAAATTCTTATCTACATTATGTGCTTGAGAACCGCAGAGGCATTCCAATCTCGTTAGCAATTCTGATGATGGAATTGGGTCAACAAATTGGCTTGAAGATTCGCGGCGTCTCATTTCCAAATCACTTCATGATGCGTATTTCATTGCAACAAGGTGAAGTCATCATGGATCCATTGACTGGTGATTCGCTATCTAAAAATCAGCTACAAGAAATGCTTGATCCTTATCTTGATGCCAAAGGCTACCGGGGGGAGCTAAGCCTACCCCTGAACGTCTTCCTGCGGGCCTCGAGCCCAAGAGAGATCTTGTCGCGCTTCTTGAGAAACCTCAAGATGATCTACTCAGAGCATGAGCGCTGGGAGCGCCTGCTAGGCATTCAAGAGCGCTTGGTAATTTTATTGCCGGACTCTATTGAGGAGATCAGAGATCGTGGTTTGATCTTTGCGCAACTTGAGTATTTGCGCCCCGCCTTAGCGGATATGCATCGCTATCTCAGCGAATCCCCAGAAGCAGAGGACGCTGGCGATATTCGTGAACATATCGCCACTTTAGAAAGCCAAACCAAACTGCATTAG
- the folK gene encoding 2-amino-4-hydroxy-6-hydroxymethyldihydropteridine diphosphokinase, with protein sequence MARAFIGFGGNIGDTRQLITDAIVCLAQRSELQILAKSCFYQSAPVEALGGDYINAVIEIETQLSPYGLLHVCQAIEQEFGRERPYANAPRTLDLDILSFEGVTQNETELMLPHPRIIERSFVLLPLLEIAPDFFLPNFGELKSYLPQVAHQRIEKLPCRNCNCGEKDVYSQTAH encoded by the coding sequence ATGGCACGAGCATTTATCGGATTTGGTGGCAATATCGGTGATACCCGTCAGCTCATCACTGATGCAATCGTCTGCTTAGCGCAGCGCTCAGAATTACAAATTCTGGCAAAGAGTTGCTTTTATCAAAGCGCACCCGTTGAAGCTCTCGGTGGCGATTACATTAATGCAGTGATTGAAATCGAAACCCAATTAAGTCCGTATGGGCTTCTGCATGTCTGCCAAGCAATTGAACAAGAATTTGGTAGAGAGCGCCCTTACGCTAACGCACCGCGTACGCTAGATCTCGATATTCTGTCTTTTGAGGGCGTTACTCAAAATGAAACTGAGCTTATGCTCCCCCATCCAAGAATTATTGAACGATCATTCGTTCTACTTCCCCTGCTAGAAATTGCCCCTGATTTCTTCCTACCTAATTTTGGCGAACTGAAGAGTTATTTACCTCAGGTGGCTCATCAGAGAATCGAAAAACTCCCCTGCCGCAACTGCAATTGCGGGGAAAAAGACGTTTATAGCCAAACGGCGCATTAA
- a CDS encoding VTT domain-containing protein: MDTLLQLSDLLLHIDRHLDIVISQYGPWAYGLLFAIVFAETGLVVAPFLPGDSLLFIAGAYCATEHFNLWTLCIGLLIAAVAGNTVNYFIGRWIGKKVFSSQSRWIDQGALLKTHAFYEKHGGKTIIVARFLPIIRTFAPFIAGVSEMNFSRFQLFNITGAVLWVFGLVIAGYFFGNIPIIRQNLNVIVLVGIGAAAVPVVLAALYKIFQRKKN, encoded by the coding sequence ATTGATACCCTGTTGCAACTAAGCGATTTATTGCTTCATATTGATCGCCATTTAGATATTGTGATCTCACAATATGGCCCTTGGGCATATGGTTTGCTTTTTGCAATTGTGTTTGCAGAGACGGGTTTGGTTGTTGCGCCCTTCTTGCCGGGCGACTCTCTTTTGTTTATTGCGGGCGCGTATTGCGCAACTGAACATTTCAATCTTTGGACCTTGTGTATTGGTTTATTGATTGCTGCAGTAGCCGGCAACACAGTAAACTATTTCATAGGTAGATGGATTGGTAAGAAAGTGTTTAGTAGTCAATCCCGTTGGATAGATCAAGGTGCTTTACTTAAGACGCACGCTTTTTATGAAAAGCATGGCGGTAAGACCATCATCGTGGCTCGCTTTCTGCCCATCATCAGAACTTTTGCTCCTTTTATTGCAGGCGTATCAGAGATGAACTTCTCGCGCTTTCAGTTATTTAATATTACTGGCGCTGTGCTTTGGGTTTTTGGCTTGGTGATCGCTGGATATTTCTTTGGCAATATTCCAATCATTCGCCAGAACTTAAATGTGATCGTGCTCGTAGGTATTGGTGCAGCAGCTGTGCCAGTAGTGCTTGCTGCACTCTACAAAATTTTCCAGCGCAAGAAAAACTAA
- a CDS encoding histidinol-phosphatase, protein MTQLALFDLDHTLLPCDSDYEWGQFLARIGVVDSKYYARQNERFYQDYKEGKLDIHEFLRFALKPLSEHSRAQLKEWHDQFMAEVINGQLRQKAIDLVKQHQDAGDLCCVVTATNSFVTRPIVESFGIEHLIATEPATRGDGLLASFTGEVKGIPNFREGKIQNLHDWLSKQDLSLAKLPRSYFYSDSMNDLPLLEQVSHPVATNPDDRLRNEAQLRGWPILELFA, encoded by the coding sequence GTGACCCAGTTAGCCCTTTTCGATTTAGACCACACACTATTGCCCTGCGATAGCGATTACGAATGGGGTCAATTCTTGGCGCGTATTGGCGTTGTCGATAGCAAATACTATGCACGACAAAACGAGCGCTTCTATCAAGACTACAAGGAAGGTAAGCTTGATATTCATGAATTTCTCCGCTTTGCCCTAAAACCCCTCTCTGAGCACTCACGTGCCCAGCTCAAAGAATGGCATGACCAATTCATGGCAGAAGTGATCAACGGGCAGCTTCGTCAAAAAGCGATCGATTTGGTAAAACAACATCAAGATGCTGGTGACTTATGTTGCGTTGTCACCGCAACCAATAGCTTTGTAACGCGCCCAATCGTCGAGAGTTTTGGTATCGAGCATCTGATTGCAACTGAGCCAGCAACCCGTGGTGATGGGCTATTGGCCAGCTTCACGGGCGAAGTTAAAGGCATTCCAAACTTTCGCGAAGGCAAGATTCAAAATCTGCATGACTGGCTGAGTAAGCAGGATCTGAGCTTAGCTAAATTACCGCGCAGTTATTTCTATTCAGACTCAATGAATGACTTACCATTATTAGAGCAAGTAAGTCACCCAGTTGCCACTAATCCAGACGATCGTCTACGCAATGAAGCCCAATTACGTGGCTGGCCAATTCTTGAGTTGTTCGCATGA
- the pcnB gene encoding polynucleotide adenylyltransferase PcnB, whose translation MITKFIKRILRRDPMVKHTQANNTGAPKRIPKKSHRIDPHLLSKNAVKVTQTLQQAGYEAFIVGGAVRDLVLGIGPKDFDVATNATPDQVQRLFRKARLIGRRFQIVHVTFFGKGHPEIIEVSTFRALLDNAGDHVAESGRILRDNVWGSQGEDAARRDFTINAMYYDPSSETVLDYHGGMADMQKKTLRMIGDPTKRYREDPVRMLRAIRFAAKTGFTLDADTRAPIAKLGKLLQDVPSARLFDEILKLLMSGYSWAAIQGLRNAGLHHGLLPLLDHILDNSEASKGANDFVKLALANTDQRIQSGKSVSAGFLFATLLWPDLLKNWKANIAKGMANIPALQDAMDDTIATQSSGMTIQRRFESDMREIWSMQPRFERRIGRYPYRLIESPRFRAGYDFMLLRCATGEQSPAIGEWWTNFIAADPVGQDELMASVKNELGAAANIPAKRRRRRKPKSATPPEPTLG comes from the coding sequence ATGATTACTAAATTTATCAAGCGCATTTTGCGTCGCGACCCGATGGTCAAGCATACGCAAGCAAACAATACAGGCGCACCAAAACGTATTCCTAAAAAATCGCATCGCATTGATCCACATTTACTTTCTAAAAACGCGGTCAAGGTAACGCAAACTTTGCAACAAGCGGGTTATGAGGCATTTATTGTTGGTGGTGCGGTACGAGATCTCGTTTTAGGCATTGGCCCAAAAGATTTTGACGTTGCTACCAATGCAACACCAGATCAGGTCCAACGGTTATTTCGTAAGGCACGTCTCATTGGGCGTCGCTTTCAGATCGTGCATGTGACCTTCTTTGGTAAAGGTCACCCAGAAATCATTGAAGTTTCCACCTTTAGAGCCTTACTTGATAACGCTGGTGACCATGTTGCTGAAAGTGGTCGAATTTTGCGGGATAACGTTTGGGGTTCTCAAGGTGAAGACGCAGCTCGTCGCGATTTCACAATTAATGCAATGTATTACGACCCATCTAGCGAAACTGTGCTCGACTATCACGGCGGTATGGCGGACATGCAAAAGAAAACTTTGCGCATGATTGGCGACCCCACAAAGCGTTATCGCGAAGATCCCGTTCGGATGCTCAGAGCGATTCGCTTTGCTGCTAAAACTGGATTTACTTTGGACGCTGATACTCGTGCGCCGATTGCCAAGCTAGGAAAACTACTGCAAGACGTTCCTTCAGCAAGACTCTTTGATGAAATCCTTAAGCTGTTGATGTCAGGCTATTCTTGGGCGGCCATACAAGGTCTGCGAAATGCAGGCCTTCATCATGGCCTACTTCCGCTGCTCGATCATATTCTTGATAACAGCGAAGCCTCTAAGGGGGCAAATGATTTTGTGAAGCTAGCGCTAGCCAATACTGACCAACGCATTCAATCTGGCAAGAGCGTTTCGGCTGGCTTCTTATTCGCCACCCTACTTTGGCCAGACCTCTTAAAGAATTGGAAGGCCAATATTGCTAAAGGCATGGCAAATATCCCGGCACTACAAGATGCAATGGATGACACGATAGCCACCCAAAGTAGTGGTATGACGATTCAGCGGCGCTTTGAAAGTGATATGCGGGAAATCTGGTCTATGCAGCCACGCTTTGAAAGGCGAATTGGACGCTACCCTTATCGACTCATAGAATCGCCCCGTTTTAGGGCAGGCTATGACTTTATGCTCCTAAGATGCGCAACTGGTGAGCAGAGCCCAGCCATAGGAGAGTGGTGGACTAACTTCATTGCTGCCGACCCAGTAGGACAAGATGAATTGATGGCCAGCGTAAAAAATGAATTAGGCGCTGCCGCCAATATACCTGCCAAAAGACGCCGGCGTAGAAAACCCAAATCAGCCACCCCACCAGAACCGACCTTAGGTTAA
- the miaA gene encoding tRNA (adenosine(37)-N6)-dimethylallyltransferase MiaA yields the protein MQTEPHIQPMQSLEANPILCIVGPTGAGKTHLAMSLAEYAKSIDLTIELISMDSALVYRGLDIGSAKPTKAEQAAVIHHLIDILEPTEVYSAARFAKDAKRLCKEIRGRGNIPVVVGGTMLYWRAWAHGLSSLPTANPEIRARLDEEGKTLGWPAMHAKLAEVDPETAARLKPNDSQRVQRALEVFEISGKPMSTLLADSPSEDGRGGSAIPDWIKLVSLEPSDRKRLHQNLEKRFDKMLLAGFLDEVKILRTNSELHANLPAIRSVGYRQAWEYLNGEIDAEQMRYKALAATRQLGKRQLTWLRAIAGRNTFDPFNSEELKVALDYCKKNLKK from the coding sequence ATGCAAACTGAACCCCACATTCAGCCTATGCAGTCACTAGAAGCAAATCCCATTCTTTGTATTGTGGGTCCTACTGGTGCAGGCAAAACCCATCTCGCCATGTCTTTGGCTGAGTATGCCAAATCGATCGATCTCACAATTGAATTAATTAGTATGGACTCCGCCTTGGTCTATCGCGGCCTAGATATTGGGAGCGCCAAACCGACTAAAGCAGAACAAGCTGCAGTCATTCATCACCTAATTGATATTCTTGAACCGACTGAGGTGTATTCAGCAGCGCGTTTTGCCAAAGATGCGAAGAGGTTGTGCAAAGAAATTCGGGGTCGCGGAAATATTCCAGTCGTGGTTGGTGGAACCATGTTGTATTGGAGAGCTTGGGCGCATGGCCTTTCTTCATTACCAACCGCTAACCCCGAAATACGTGCCCGCCTTGATGAAGAAGGTAAAACGCTAGGTTGGCCTGCGATGCACGCTAAGCTCGCAGAAGTAGATCCAGAAACGGCAGCACGCTTAAAGCCCAATGATTCTCAACGAGTTCAACGCGCGCTTGAAGTCTTTGAAATCAGTGGCAAACCTATGTCCACATTACTCGCAGACTCGCCTAGTGAGGATGGTAGAGGAGGCTCCGCTATTCCAGATTGGATTAAGTTAGTGTCGCTTGAACCTAGTGACCGTAAACGTTTACATCAAAACCTAGAAAAACGATTCGATAAAATGCTACTAGCAGGCTTTTTGGATGAAGTGAAAATACTCCGTACTAATTCTGAGTTACATGCAAATCTGCCAGCGATACGTTCAGTTGGCTATCGCCAGGCTTGGGAATATCTCAACGGTGAAATTGATGCCGAACAAATGCGCTACAAAGCTTTAGCCGCCACTAGACAACTTGGAAAGCGCCAACTCACCTGGCTAAGAGCAATCGCAGGACGAAATACTTTTGACCCCTTCAACTCAGAAGAGCTGAAGGTAGCCTTAGATTACTGCAAGAAAAACCTAAAGAAATAA
- the hda gene encoding DnaA regulatory inactivator Hda, which yields MNTPSLPRQFALDISHTPKASLENYLPGKDRALVETLKILCNSWENNSTKGSSNPLNHRWMYWWGPEGSGRSHLLEAVAHAAERTGLDCFSLNPSEPVSWVRLEEKLLVLVQSEAASVITVDDVDRLDDRLIGALFRILNEVQASRNIHIFIAGNAAPANLTLREDLRTRLGWGLIFQTQLLDDDEKIQALEQAAKARGLVLSPDVLPWLLNRFYRDMPNLMALIDALDAYSLETKRAVTLPLVRELLQPK from the coding sequence ATGAATACACCTTCGCTCCCAAGACAATTCGCTTTAGATATTAGTCACACACCCAAAGCCAGTCTCGAGAACTATTTACCCGGCAAAGATCGTGCCTTAGTTGAGACCCTGAAAATACTTTGCAACTCTTGGGAAAATAATTCCACAAAAGGATCTAGCAACCCTCTGAACCATCGTTGGATGTATTGGTGGGGACCAGAGGGATCTGGTCGCTCGCATTTATTAGAAGCGGTGGCGCATGCTGCTGAACGCACTGGTCTTGATTGCTTTTCTTTAAATCCAAGTGAACCCGTTTCTTGGGTGCGACTTGAAGAAAAACTACTGGTTCTCGTCCAAAGTGAGGCCGCCTCAGTCATTACAGTGGATGATGTCGACCGCTTAGATGATCGACTGATTGGTGCACTTTTTCGGATTCTGAATGAGGTCCAGGCTAGTAGAAATATTCACATCTTTATAGCTGGAAATGCTGCTCCAGCCAATCTCACACTTCGGGAAGACCTACGGACCCGTCTGGGCTGGGGTCTCATCTTTCAAACCCAGCTTTTGGATGATGATGAGAAAATACAAGCCTTGGAGCAAGCAGCCAAGGCTCGAGGGCTGGTGCTATCGCCTGATGTATTGCCGTGGTTGTTAAACCGTTTTTACCGCGATATGCCCAATTTAATGGCCCTCATTGATGCTTTAGATGCTTATTCATTAGAAACAAAACGTGCTGTAACCTTGCCCTTGGTGCGCGAGCTCTTGCAACCTAAATAA
- a CDS encoding AI-2E family transporter, with protein MAEIFTPFLAAFILAYILRPSFQWLEGRRLPAAVAAGLTVIFGLGVVIAILSLFIGLLKTEIPLVKAQLPEWIANTQAWLGPKLAELHFSVDWGTLKTTISQKISDHISDNADTLMGSTIETVLMSGSSVIAGFINSILIVFVMFYLLIDWDHFFGLIKKIVPVRAQETVHHLAMHTDGLLSQYLNGMIIVISIMSVFYSVGLSIIGIKGAIALGIFTALMIVIPYIGITLGFSLAIISALLQFGPQRELVGVLALYGLGQFLEGFVLTPRLVGERIGLHPVAVLFALLLFGKLFGFFGVLLALPISAVSLVLVQYLWSVYTQSSWYQK; from the coding sequence ATGGCTGAAATTTTTACCCCTTTTCTGGCTGCATTCATTTTGGCTTACATCCTAAGGCCTTCTTTTCAATGGCTTGAAGGACGTCGATTGCCAGCAGCAGTTGCAGCAGGTCTGACTGTTATCTTTGGCCTAGGGGTGGTGATTGCGATTTTGAGCCTCTTTATTGGTCTCTTGAAAACCGAGATCCCGCTAGTTAAGGCGCAATTGCCAGAATGGATTGCAAATACCCAAGCTTGGCTTGGGCCTAAATTAGCTGAACTGCATTTCAGCGTCGATTGGGGCACTTTAAAAACAACTATCTCACAAAAAATTTCTGATCATATTAGCGATAACGCTGACACTCTTATGGGCTCCACGATCGAGACCGTACTCATGTCTGGCAGCTCGGTCATCGCAGGATTTATTAATTCTATTTTGATCGTGTTTGTGATGTTTTATCTACTTATCGACTGGGATCATTTTTTTGGGCTAATCAAAAAAATTGTTCCAGTGCGCGCGCAAGAGACGGTGCATCACTTAGCAATGCATACAGATGGCCTACTCTCGCAATATCTCAACGGCATGATCATTGTAATTTCCATCATGTCGGTTTTTTATAGCGTTGGTCTTAGCATCATTGGCATTAAAGGCGCTATTGCATTGGGCATTTTTACTGCGCTCATGATTGTGATTCCTTACATTGGCATCACACTGGGCTTTAGCCTTGCAATCATTTCGGCGCTTCTACAGTTTGGTCCGCAACGAGAACTCGTTGGTGTTCTCGCACTCTACGGGCTTGGCCAGTTTCTAGAAGGCTTCGTCCTTACACCACGCCTCGTCGGTGAGCGCATTGGCTTACATCCGGTAGCCGTCCTGTTTGCTTTGCTTCTCTTTGGAAAACTCTTTGGATTCTTTGGAGTTTTATTAGCCTTACCAATTAGCGCAGTAAGTTTGGTACTAGTGCAATACCTCTGGTCTGTTTATACGCAAAGCTCTTGGTATCAAAAATAA
- the purM gene encoding phosphoribosylformylglycinamidine cyclo-ligase — protein MTSPTNSSSKGLSYRDAGVDIDAGDDLVDRIKPLAKKTMREGVLAGIGGFGALFEVPKRYKEPVLVSGTDGVGTKLRLAFEWNRHDTIGQDLVAMSVNDILVQGAEPLFFLDYFACGKLTVDTAATVVGGIAKGCELSGCALIGGETAEMPGMYPPGEYDLAGFAVGAVEKSKIITGNTIVPGDVVLAIGSSGAHSNGYSLVRKIIERAGAKPTDDLGGRSLGDVVMAPTEIYVKPLLKLISEIDVKGMAHITGGGLVDNVPRVLPENTQAVLHRSSWQMPELFRWLQMKGGVADAEMVRVFNCGIGMVVIVAPSQADIAIKSLTAQGLKAWTVGEVLERPKDAPQTIVI, from the coding sequence ATGACTTCACCTACAAATTCTTCCTCAAAAGGCCTTTCCTACCGTGATGCTGGCGTTGATATTGACGCTGGGGATGACTTGGTTGACCGTATCAAGCCCTTAGCTAAAAAGACCATGCGAGAGGGTGTATTGGCCGGAATCGGTGGCTTTGGCGCCCTTTTTGAGGTTCCTAAGCGCTACAAAGAACCAGTTTTGGTTTCCGGTACCGACGGTGTTGGCACAAAACTACGTTTGGCCTTTGAGTGGAATCGCCACGATACGATCGGGCAAGACTTGGTCGCCATGAGCGTGAACGATATTTTGGTTCAAGGTGCCGAGCCACTCTTCTTCTTGGATTATTTTGCTTGCGGCAAGTTGACTGTAGATACTGCTGCGACTGTTGTTGGTGGTATTGCTAAAGGCTGCGAATTATCTGGTTGTGCGCTCATTGGTGGTGAGACAGCGGAAATGCCGGGTATGTATCCCCCAGGTGAATATGACTTAGCTGGTTTTGCAGTAGGCGCAGTTGAGAAATCTAAAATTATTACTGGCAACACTATTGTTCCGGGTGATGTGGTCTTAGCAATTGGTTCAAGCGGAGCTCACTCCAATGGTTACTCTTTGGTGCGCAAAATTATTGAGCGTGCTGGCGCAAAACCTACCGATGATCTAGGCGGTCGTTCATTGGGTGATGTTGTGATGGCGCCGACAGAGATTTATGTAAAGCCGCTACTCAAATTGATCTCTGAGATTGATGTTAAAGGTATGGCGCACATTACTGGTGGTGGCTTGGTGGATAACGTGCCACGTGTATTACCAGAAAATACTCAAGCAGTTTTACATCGCAGTAGCTGGCAAATGCCCGAACTCTTTCGTTGGTTGCAGATGAAGGGTGGCGTTGCAGACGCTGAGATGGTACGGGTATTTAACTGCGGTATTGGTATGGTGGTGATTGTTGCTCCAAGCCAAGCAGATATTGCAATCAAATCACTAACTGCCCAAGGCCTGAAAGCATGGACTGTTGGCGAAGTGCTTGAGCGTCCAAAAGATGCGCCACAAACAATTGTTATCTAA